Proteins found in one Helicobacter colisuis genomic segment:
- the serS gene encoding serine--tRNA ligase, with product MIDLKLLVNDFEEVVAQLAKRNIDEVFLETLRQTHLNYKQKKIALEELQAKQNSKTKLFAQYKQKGKDIQPLKKECDLLKAEIALYTQEIQGWEEKLQEFSHIIPNIPDSKTPIGKDEKDNIEIKKILTPKEFSFTPKEHWELAEQNGWIDFERGVKLAKSRFSVFMGMAAKLERALINYMLDFNTQRGFSEVGTPVIVNSQILFGTGQLPKFENDLFKISDFEEEELDNKEAKKGHELYLIPTAEVTLTNLYNNEILKEEDLPLMMTAYTPCFRKEAGSAGRDTRGIIRQHQFDKVELVAITTPQDSDMMQERMVSCASDLLASLGLPHRLIQLCSGDLGFSASNTIDIEVWLPGQNCYREISSISNTRDFQARRAKIRYKDSNKKNILVHTLNGSSLAVGRTLVAIMENYQNEDGSIDIPNVLQPYLR from the coding sequence ATGATTGATTTAAAACTCTTAGTGAATGATTTTGAAGAAGTTGTAGCGCAACTTGCTAAACGCAATATTGATGAAGTTTTTTTAGAAACTTTAAGACAAACTCACCTTAATTACAAGCAAAAAAAGATCGCGCTTGAAGAGCTCCAAGCCAAACAAAATAGCAAAACCAAACTCTTTGCACAATACAAACAAAAAGGAAAGGATATTCAACCACTTAAAAAAGAATGTGATTTGCTCAAAGCAGAAATCGCACTCTATACTCAAGAAATACAAGGCTGGGAAGAAAAATTACAAGAATTTTCTCATATTATCCCCAATATTCCTGATTCTAAAACCCCCATTGGTAAAGATGAAAAAGACAACATTGAGATTAAAAAGATTCTTACGCCAAAAGAATTTTCTTTTACGCCAAAAGAACATTGGGAACTTGCTGAGCAAAATGGATGGATTGATTTTGAGCGCGGAGTAAAACTCGCTAAAAGTCGTTTTAGTGTCTTTATGGGAATGGCAGCAAAATTAGAGAGGGCGCTTATTAATTATATGCTTGACTTTAACACCCAAAGAGGTTTTAGTGAAGTGGGAACTCCTGTTATTGTGAATTCTCAAATTCTCTTTGGAACAGGGCAATTGCCAAAATTTGAAAATGATCTTTTTAAAATTTCAGATTTTGAAGAGGAAGAATTAGACAACAAAGAAGCCAAAAAGGGGCACGAGCTTTATTTAATACCCACTGCAGAAGTTACACTAACCAATCTTTACAATAACGAAATTCTTAAAGAAGAAGATTTGCCCTTAATGATGACTGCCTACACGCCTTGCTTCAGAAAAGAAGCTGGGAGTGCAGGTCGAGATACAAGGGGCATTATTCGCCAACATCAATTTGATAAAGTTGAGCTTGTAGCTATCACCACTCCCCAAGATAGCGATATGATGCAAGAAAGAATGGTTTCTTGTGCTTCAGATTTACTGGCTTCATTAGGACTACCTCACCGCTTAATCCAACTCTGTAGTGGAGATTTAGGCTTTAGCGCTAGTAATACCATTGACATTGAAGTGTGGCTACCTGGACAAAATTGCTATCGCGAGATTAGTTCCATTTCTAACACACGCGATTTCCAAGCAAGACGCGCAAAAATTCGCTATAAAGATTCTAATAAAAAAAATATTCTTGTCCATACCTTAAATGGATCAAGCCTTGCTGTAGGCAGAACTTTAGTTGCAATTATGGAAAACTACCAAAATGAAGATGGAAGCATTGATATTCCAAATGTTTTACAACCTTATCTAAGGTAA